The genomic window CTCGGCTTCTTGGTGCGCGGGAAGCACCCGCCCAAAAAGTTGGTAGGTACGTTCAAGGCGGCCAATGACTCCTGCTTCTTCGGTGTAAGCAAAAACGGCCGTATTTCTTGTTGTGGATTCAACGCCCACTCGGGTTACCCGGTGCACTGAGTTGCGTCCCCGAAAGATTTGTAAGTCTCCCGGGTGGAGTTCAAGGGTTTTCACGCTGGCTCGGCCTGCTGGGCGATCAGCCAAAACCTCGGCCATGCCAGCAAAGTTTTCGGTTCTGTCGCCGCGTATTCCCGGCGAATATTCAAACAAGCCACCTTCTTCGGCCCCATCAATAAGACAGGTCACGGCAAAATCGTTGGTGTCAAAGTGCCAAGCAAACTGTTGCCCGGGGCCTAAGACGTTGATGGTGAGGCCGGCCAACGGGTCGGCAAAGCAATGCACCTCGGGCACGTTTAGGCAGTCGCTTAAAAACGAAAGGAACGCCGGGTTTTGATAAACCGCTTCGAAATCGCTTGTTGGGTTGAAAGCATCACGGGGAATAAACCCTCCTGACCGTTCGATAAAGGTATTGACCGGGTGATCGTGAGGAAGCAACGGATCACCTTCGGAAAAATAAGGGTTGATGTCTATAAGCGATTCGTGAAGTTGTGGGCGAATGGTGGTGATTTCTTTACTGAGTTGCGGCAGAGCTTCAGAACGGAGAAAGCCTTTGATGACGGTGCAACCATCGACATCCAGTTCGGCCTGAGCGGCCGCTACCACTTGGGCGTAATCATCGCTATCTAAACGGTCGAGGGGAAGTTTTTCAAGGTCTATGAGGTGAGCAATGCGTTGGGTATCCATGTTGTTTCCTTATTGTTCCCAGGGGGGTGTCCAGTCACCGTCGAGGCGAAACGACAGGTGGGCGTCGTCTTCTATACGTTTTGCGACGTGGAGTTCGCCAACATCGCTGCCGTAGCGTTCGGCCGCCCGAGCAAAGGTGGCGTGGGCGGTTTCGGTCATGGGTAAGTCGGTGCCGACTTTAGTAGAGAGTTCTTCGAGTAGGCCAAGGTCTTTTAGGCAGAGGTCCAAGGTGAACGACGGGTCGTAGTGACCAGCGAAAATAGATGGTGCATCGTGGCGGGCCACAAATGAGTCGCCAACAGAGTCGGTAATGGCATCGTAGAGAACATCAAGGGCTACCCCGTTGGCCATGCCCAAGGCGAAGCCTTCGCCGAGGGCCGCGGCGGCGATAAACCAAAGCTGGTTGGTAACCAGTTTTACGATGTTGCCGGTGCCTAGTTCGCCGCATTCAATGACTCGGCCGAGGTGGCTGAGGACTTTGACGGCCCGTTTGCGCACCTCGGGTGATCCGCCGATGAAAAGGGTGAGTCGCCCGTTGCGGGCTCCGTCTACGGCGCCGGTTACTGGTGAGTCAGCAACGCTTACTCCTTCAGGGGCTTGGCGGGCGAGGTCTTCAATGAATTCTCGCCGATTGGTGGTGAGGTCCACCCAAAGCGAACCGGGCCGAAGGGCAGAAAGAGCCCCTTGGGTAATCATTACGTTTTCCACATGATCAGGCCGCGGCAGTGAGGTTAGTAAGAGATCCGCAGCGGTAGAAACTTCTTGTACGTTTGTCGCCACCATGGCACCGGCTTGAGCAAGTTCTTTCAGCGGTTCCTCATTGAGGTCGAACACGGTGAGCGGGTAGCCGGCTTCAAGAAGTCGAAGAGCCATGGGGAGCCCCATGTTGCCGGTTCCGATAAACCCGATGTGGTCTTTACCTGGGGTTGTCATAAAGTTCTTCCGTTGGCATCAATTGGTTATCGGCATATTAGAAAGAAATATTTGACTTGTAAACCGGTAAAAAGCTTTATTGGTCCATGGATAATTTTAATGAAAAGATTCCAGAATGTTGACTGCGTACCCCCCCCGGCCGGCGGAGTCCAAAGCACTTCACCTCAAAGGTGAGTTGCGGTGCGTTTTCAGCGGCGAGTGCTACAGAGTGGGCCGGGCTACGCAGACTTTGTACTCCGTTAGGGGCGAGCCCTTGGTCGGCGTTACTGCGTTGCCCTTTGTAGCTGGCTAGTGGTGGTTATGGATCAAACTAAAGGTCACA from Acidimicrobiia bacterium includes these protein-coding regions:
- a CDS encoding NAD(P)-dependent oxidoreductase: MTTPGKDHIGFIGTGNMGLPMALRLLEAGYPLTVFDLNEEPLKELAQAGAMVATNVQEVSTAADLLLTSLPRPDHVENVMITQGALSALRPGSLWVDLTTNRREFIEDLARQAPEGVSVADSPVTGAVDGARNGRLTLFIGGSPEVRKRAVKVLSHLGRVIECGELGTGNIVKLVTNQLWFIAAAALGEGFALGMANGVALDVLYDAITDSVGDSFVARHDAPSIFAGHYDPSFTLDLCLKDLGLLEELSTKVGTDLPMTETAHATFARAAERYGSDVGELHVAKRIEDDAHLSFRLDGDWTPPWEQ